GAATGAGTTTAACTCATTTGAGGGCTACAAAATTCATAGTAAGCAATACAACATcaaaattataaaaacaaaattccaACTGGAGGATACAAAGTCTCATAATTGTGAAATACAGGCCTTACTGTAGAaatgtcatatatatatatgaagagtttaattccaaaatgagatatccaccatttgaaacatttgacacctacatttttaaaatgattgctggcatcaAACAAAATCAGTTTATCCTGTTACATGACATGTATATGTTATATCACTGTTATTAATCCAATTAATTAATTGGGTGATGATTGATGAATTTCAGACAGTAAAATTTTGGAGATTGAAAACAATCCCTGAAAAGTAACATAGCCTGATACAAGCTGATTACAGCCTGATATGAACTCAAATCAGTCACTTTTtcactccctttctcctcaGAGAAGCACTTTGTGGATAAACACCGGAGTGCGCTAATCCAGAGAGTGAACAAGGTCGCACTAATCTTGGATGAGCTCCTCGACAACGATGTTATCGACCAAGAATGTTACGATAACATCATGTCTAAACCTACCACTCAGGATAAGATGAGGGAACTCTATAAATCACTGAAGGCCTGTGGAGATAGAGGCAAAGATATCTTCTACGATATCCTTAAGCAACAGGAGAAATTTCTTATGGCCGACCTCAAGaaaaatgaataactgtcaTTACTGTAACTGTGGTTAAATTCATTTTTTAGCCAAACATAGGCTACCTGAACCGAATATGAACCGAGGAGATTTTCTATCAGGTTTGAAAGAGGAAGCAGCCCATGTTCATCAGAGAATCAGAGCAGAAATTAATTAAGAATCCCACCTGCATTTGTCTTtggatgtctgtttttattctcaTGAATTTATGCAGATTGCCCAttacaaatgaaataaaatgaaatggtataaaaacatttttttaaaaagactgCTTCCATCTGCATCTTTACACATATTTTTGAGTTGTGTTTTTTGATTTATGCCAAATTACCTCAAAATTTTTCAAAGTGTGCtaattacgtttttttttatcagtgtcTTTTTGGCTTATTGTGATAATTTTACTTTTGGAGGATCTGTTCCAAAACCAGCAGAAAAGCCTTAACTCTCTTTCAAATGTTTTCTATTTTGTCAGCCATAATAAAGTAGTCTTaatcttcttctgtggttcttATTCATTGAGTAAGTGATTAAACTGCCCTATAGAAACAATACACACAGCCATTCTactaatgtaatacattttacaaATCAGAACATGTGCTCATCCTTCCCTCCAGGTTttgaagacaaacacacatcaaatCAAAACCCATCCAGACAGACTGTGAATAGTCTTGTATGGCTACATAGACAAAACTAGGCTACATAAAGTAAACTTTTAGCACAGTTTCCATTTGCAAAGATTAGATAATGTAAGGATGACTGCTGCCTGTGGTGAATACAATCTGCATTATTCAGAAATCACACAGAAACAGCAGGTAAATGACATGGTCTTTAAGCAAATACTCAGGATGTGATGCTTTACAGCCAACAAAGTGTTGTAGCTACTGCATCTAAGAAAGGCCCATCGGGTTCATCTTCCATCAAAAGATGTTTGCCAGATACCTAGAAGAGGATTACAATCTCTGCTGGGCGTTGAGCGAAATGCAGCTGTTTGCTCCTGTCACTCCTTTCCTTTGAGCAAGGGGCGGAGCCAGGCGTTTTCGCCAGCAAATCAGAGTAGGGATATGCAAATATTTCTCCTCATCATTAAACTGTCTCTAGAGTGTAGAGATACAAATTTGCTGCAgcgaggaggcagagagactcGGTGAGTTTAAGTTgagttgtcagcccttggtcttttggttgtggaagaagaaaggaagaggcggaggcgaaaaataaggagaaaccgcactaaatgggtgaaatcatgaataacgttactccagcgacaggctcaaggggctttcccgaacctgtgtcgagagctggagataaatgaaacctccgattttaaaaatttcgctcggctctttcctgttcagttccacatgttgaaggaatttatcagtccaatcatccagaggcaaaacacgaactatcaatcagagtgatctctctcaccgacggctccgacgccgattcaacacgctcaatcggccgaaaagacgccgacagggtccgactagtgccgacggtgcgggacacaccgcaaaaactagggacaccgacgcttaccgacggcccgacattggccgacggccgaccgtcggcctggtgtgtcagggccttaacccGGCAGAGGAATGGAAACGAATATTAAGCTGCAGCGCACTGAATCGTTTAAGCCTGTTTGCTTATAAATTTGCGATAATCAGATCTAAtgaactaaaaaaaagaaacagtgtaGATACAGTAGTTAAACATTAGCCCGCTTCTTTTTACTTTCGTTTTTGAGCACACGGAAATAACTCTTCCTGCCTGCGACATTCCTGTGTGAATGGTAATAAGAATAACTTCATTAGTGGCCTATAGCACGTTGGAAAAACCAAAGTTTACAAATTGGATTGTATTGGGTCTGGGTTCCAGTTAAAAGAGCTCAAGGTATAAGTTTAGAATCAGGAACATTAGTCCgcttcttctacttctactaagttaatttcactattatccTACCTCGAAATGACCTTTTGTCCGGGGTTAAACTTAAAGACCTGTGTCATTAAATTGAGCCTGTGATTGCCTATCCCTGTGTAccatttttatttacttattttttctgATCAATATAGGGAACGTTTTGTTTACTATGGGTAGGAAAACAGACATTAAAAAGATAGTTCGGTTTTTGGGGAATTTGGCTGTTTTTCCTACTTAACGAGTGTGACATTTTGGAGGCTTTCTTAACTTAAAGACCCCATGTTTACcccatctttacttccttgatttgatatatttgaggatgttggggcgggacataacgcagtgagggatcattcaaaagtctaaaccaatagaatgggagagaaaggcagttttactTGATGGGAAgagcgggattgttcaaaattctgtgatggttttattggttggaatttattaATTTACTCCTGCAGTGTGCGATCAAAAAACATTTACCAATTACCTTGTGTAATCTGTCTGATGAGGTAATCCCACATATCTAAAACACTGGCATTGATGAAATGCAATGAGATGAATTGCATAATTGTCTTTCGAGTTGAAAATGTCCTCTGATTTTACCAGGGAGCAATGGCAACATCTAAGGAGCTTCTCTTGGAAACACTGGAACATTTGGGAGATGAGGAGCTTAAGCGTTTCAAGTGGTTCCTGCTTCAGGCTGACATCCTGGAAGGCTTCCCACCCATCCCTAGGAGCCGGCTGGAGAGGGCAGACAGGCTGGACACAGTGGATCAGATGGTGCAGATCTATAACCAACACACTCCGGAGGTGACCATGAAGGTTTTAATGAAGATCAACAGGAATGATCTAGTGCAGGCATTGCGAAACACCAGTTCAGCACCCAGAGGTAAGTCATGGAAAGataaaaatatgtgaaaaaacaTAGAACTGGCACATTATTCAGAGACACCCATCTCATAAATGTAGTTATAATACAACACTTTGTATCAACAATTTATATAAAGTGTGAGCTGTATCATTTTGACTTGTACTCTGTTGTTATTCTGTGTCTAGATAATAGAtgtgtgaggagagacaggcagcttTTTGTGAAACTCTTTGTGAGACACTTCAGTAGGTCTGGCCACACGAGGGATTGAACTCAGGCCGTCCAGTTGGGGGATGAACATCCTAACCACCAGCCAACTGGCCACCAAAATATTACACAAATTCAGACACTTTTCACCAGCCAAAATGATTTCTTAGCGCCATCACAATACTTTACAGAACAGGATGGATTGGTTGAAAACAATTATACCATGAATTTGAGAAATGCAATtgtcattgcactggacctttaagacaggagtcatatacagtatatactgtatattatactgtatgtatatgtatatacatatatatatatatatatatatatattcaaattGTCTACAGCAAGCTGGCTAAATTGACCACATAGTTTGACATGGTGGAAAGATATTTTGAATGAGGTTAACTCATTTGAGGGTTACAAAACTCATAGTGACAGATAGAATATATCAAACGGTGAACAGTTTTACATTTGAGAGACATGAGAGAGTAGTAAGATGTTGGTGATCTCTGGATAAGATCATTTATGACCAGTAGAGTCTAAGaactatatatttattatacaatTCTAATTTTCATTTAATGTCTTGCAGCCTCAGGATCGTCAGCTGCAGCATCTGGTGTAGGAACCACAGTGGGAGGTAGGTGAAGTAATAGAACGTGAACCTGTGGTCCTGCTGTGGATCGATCACTGGGTTCAAATTGGCTACAGCAAGTAAAGCCAGAATCTACAGAAGCTACAGCGGGAATTTTCTCATTGACCACATAGTTTGACATGGCAGAAAGATATTTTGAATGAGTTTAACTCATTTGAGGGCTACAAAATTCATAGTAAGCAATACAACATcaaaattataaaaacaaaattccaACTGGAGGATACAAAGTCTCATAATTGTGAAATACAGGCCTTACTGTAGAaatgtcatatatatatatgaagagtttaattccaaaatgagatatccaccatttgaaaaatttgacacctacatttttaaaatgattgctggcatcaAACAAAATCAGTTTATCCTGTATATTACACAAATTCAGACACTTTTCACCAGCCAAAATGATTTCTTAGCGCCATCACAATACTTTCCAGAATAGGACGGATTGGTTGACAACAAGCTGGTGACCTGAAAAAGTGCTCAGTACTTTACCAGCCACAGCCGAGATTAACCAGCATTTCACTGGTGGTAAGGAGATGTGACAAAGAAGGGGTCAAGCAGCAGCACAACGGCGGGCATTTTCAGGAGTCAACAAATTGATGGGACTAGTGGATTGCTCTGATGTGGGAGATCAGACGTGactaagtaatgctagcatttGAGGGATCAAGTGTCGGTGTCGGTGAGATTTTCAACTTAGATATCAGTTTTTTTCTGTCAGCCTAATTCAATTGGTTGTTTTTAGCATGCAAGCTGACATATTGTTTACTAGTAACCCGGTTGCTCTGGCTGAAAAGAAAGTATAGCTGGAGTCCAAAATCTCTTGTGTCTTGTGACTAAGacacatgaaatatgaaaaaacattaaaatctaTCTCATGATTAAGACAgagttaaaaatatatatatcacatGATAGATATGGTAGTCAGTGATAAACTGCTGATACAAGCAGTGTCAGGCGTCCCATTAGCGTTTTGTTTGAgatcaatagtgagtttaaaAATGATTACTTGGAAACTAGGGATTAACGTAGGTATAGGGTAATGTCGGCGATTTAGGAAGACAGTTGGAAATGTGTCTGCCTATCATATACAGTAAGTAGTTGTTATGTTAAATGCTGACTACCTGAGAACATCATGTCAAAATATCAGTTAAAACatgtttacaataaaaaaaagtaagtgTACACTGCCTGTGGTCCTGCTGTTGTCCTCACTGTGGATCAATCACTGGGTTCAAATTGTCTACAGCAAGTAAAGCCAGAATCTATAGAAACTTCAGCAGGAATAAGTAAAACTGGCAAATTTTCTCATTGACCACATAGTTTGACATGGTGGAAAGACACTTTGAATGAGCTTAACTCATTTGAGGGTTTCAAAACTCATAGTGACTGATACAGAGATTCAAGGCCTTTATAAAATGCCAACTGGAGGATACAAAGTCTCATAATTGTAAAATACAGGCTTTCCTCTAGAATTGTCAGATGTATAGagtgtcattccaaaatgagacatccacattttgaaaaattgaCACTTCAAAATGATTTCTGGCATCAAAGTAAATCTGTTTATGGGTCACTATGTTGGTGATCTCTGGATAAGATCATGTATGACCAGTAGAGTCTAAGAACaatgtaatatttattataCAATTCTAATTTTCATTTAATGTCTTGTAGCCTCAGGATCCTCAGCTGCAGCATCTGCTGTAGGAACCACAGTGGGAGGTAGGTGAAGTAATAGGACATGAttctgcaataataataataataataataataataataatatagtaataataatactttatttatatagcacttttcaaaacaatgttacaaagtgcttcacacaaatcaaaacaaaaggtgataaaAGCAAAATGAAGATAAAACGTAAAACCATAATCACACCATGTTCATCAGATAAAATGTCAGATAAATGTCAAAATAAGTTAAAACATGTTTACACTATAAAGTAAGTGTACACTGCCTGTGGTCCTGCTGTTGTCCTCACTCATAGTGACCAATAGAATATATCAAAACAGAGATTCAAGGCCTTTATAAAATGCTAACTGGAGGATACAAAGTCTCATAATTGTGAAATACAGGCTTTCCTCTAGAATTGTCAGATGCATAATTGTGAAATACATtgtgatgtcacatgcatttcctaccagtatggtgctttaccatacacacagctcattggctgtggctgtcatttgattataatcacctgttactttattacaatcacctgttattttcctttcaCAATGACCATTTGGTGAtataacagaatactatgaatatatgaagagtttcattccaaaatgaaatatccaccatttcaaaatgattgctggcatcaAAGTAAATGAGTTTCTGGGTCACTATTCCTGTTACATGACTGTTACATGAGTCATCTTAATTGCTTAGAAAATCTAgtctaactagatctaactgatcaaccaACCagccatagaacagaatgatataagGCAAATATCAGGAAAAGCACAAACAGCCTACCTATTCCAcctagcctaacctacccggctcCACCAGCCTTAAAATCTGACGATTGAATTAtctgtgattttgaaatattgattgatgaatttcagacagtaacattttggagatagaAAATAAGCAGACATAAACATatcttttttaaatgaaacccttcatgtTGTAATCCTTCAGAAGCAAAGTAGCCTGATACAAGCTGATTTTAGCCTGATGCTCACTCAAATCAATCAGCTAATGAGTCATTTTTCATTCCCTTTCTCCTCAGGGAAGCACTTTGTGGATAAATACCAGGATGAGCTGATCCAGAAAGTGAGCATGGTCGAACCAATCTTGGATAAGCTCCTGACCAAGAACGTTATCAAGCAAGAAGGCTGCGATAATGTCACATCTAAATCTACCACTCAGAAGCAGATGAGGGAACTTTATAAGTTACTGAAAACCAAGAAAGGCAAAGATATCTTCTATGATATCCTTGAGCAAGAGGAGAATCTTCTTATGGATGAGCTCAAGGAAAATGAGTAACTGTCATTTTTTAGACTAAACATAGACAACTTGAGCTCAATTTCTTTTATTCACAGAACAATTTTATATGATCAGGGAAATATTCATGTTTGTACtctatctttatttttatttcaatttctgcAAATTGCTGTTTGACCCTTGGCTTTATTTCATTC
The Centroberyx gerrardi isolate f3 chromosome 12, fCenGer3.hap1.cur.20231027, whole genome shotgun sequence genome window above contains:
- the LOC144541953 gene encoding apoptosis-associated speck-like protein containing a CARD gives rise to the protein MATSKELLLETLEHLGDEELKRFKWFLLQADILEGFPPIPRSRLERADRLDTVDQMVQIYNQHTPEVTMKVLMKINRNDLVQALRNTSSAPRASGSSAAASGVGTTVGASGSSAAASAVGTTVGGKHFVDKYQDELIQKVSMVEPILDKLLTKNVIKQEGCDNVTSKSTTQKQMRELYKLLKTKKGKDIFYDILEQEENLLMDELKENE